A genomic segment from Ruegeria sp. TM1040 encodes:
- a CDS encoding GNAT family N-acetyltransferase, with protein sequence MANSNQMGQKVSIEASIRPEHRAQAARGYWQAFARKLRYPLGPASKAMAFFERVIDPEHALSAVSDTGDFLGAAGFKTSTGSFIGGHFNDLSRVYGSIGATWRGLLIHTLERDCEEGTLLMDGIFVEPEARGLGVGTKLLHALMNRAESAGLQRLRLDVIDTNPRARALYEREGFVPGHEKKLGILAPLFGFSTATEMVKTLRPVQL encoded by the coding sequence ATGGCGAACTCAAACCAGATGGGCCAAAAAGTCTCGATTGAGGCCAGTATTCGCCCGGAGCATCGCGCCCAGGCAGCGCGTGGCTATTGGCAGGCCTTTGCACGCAAACTGCGCTACCCGCTGGGGCCCGCTTCCAAGGCGATGGCCTTTTTTGAACGCGTGATCGACCCGGAGCACGCCCTCAGCGCGGTTTCAGACACCGGCGATTTTCTCGGTGCGGCCGGGTTCAAGACGTCGACTGGCAGTTTTATCGGCGGGCATTTCAACGATCTGAGCCGCGTCTATGGCTCCATCGGCGCAACCTGGCGCGGACTGTTGATCCACACGCTCGAACGCGACTGCGAAGAGGGCACACTGCTGATGGACGGGATTTTTGTTGAACCAGAGGCCCGCGGACTCGGGGTCGGCACCAAATTGCTGCACGCGCTAATGAACCGTGCCGAAAGCGCCGGATTGCAGCGCCTGCGCCTTGATGTCATCGACACCAATCCGCGCGCCCGAGCGCTCTATGAGCGCGAAGGCTTCGTCCCCGGCCATGAGAAAAAGCTTGGTATTCTGGCGCCGCTTTTTGGGTTCTCAACGGCGACAGAAATGGTCAAAACGCTCCGGCCAGTACAGCTCTAG